The Stratiformator vulcanicus genome has a segment encoding these proteins:
- a CDS encoding diguanylate cyclase domain-containing protein: MQSFDRCAGGLSADVLYRLMRAMNSPDRDQADRIRDVLYVCLDRLGLDLGIVAKINGEAYHVAYVANRGSVEVGEGASFRCADTFCETTIRCEGTVRFVNASRSEWARHPAYQSFPIDSYIGRRLVVGGKVWGTINFSTFTPRFGDFSPAELELVTLAAQWFEEKLNRDALEDRLKRRESEWSALQAASPLGMFQTDEQGFCLRVNEQYTKLSGYSHQECSGDGWSRAIHPDDRERVFQEWHESADLNETYESDHRFLRPDGSSIWTHVTASPILVGEQVTGYVGTVEDITRRKEAEDRLRYAALHDPLTGLPNRALLFDRIGQAMQTSRRTGRHDFAVVMIDCDGFKAVNDNHGHEAGDLVLCEIADRLSDTLRTTDSVSRATDSSLASRLGGDEFVVLLTNLASPADAELVAKRILKSVSRPIETPRGTFKLTASLGVAVTTSEVGTPEDLVRAADAALYQAKSSGKAHVVFQQFQPEFTKRPASSKIRRIRCVEAAVEA, from the coding sequence ATGCAATCTTTCGATCGCTGCGCTGGCGGTCTTTCCGCCGACGTCTTATACCGGCTGATGCGGGCGATGAACTCGCCGGACCGGGACCAGGCCGACCGTATTCGCGACGTGCTTTACGTCTGCCTCGACCGACTCGGGCTCGATCTGGGTATCGTGGCCAAGATCAATGGTGAAGCCTACCACGTCGCCTACGTGGCGAATCGTGGGTCAGTGGAAGTTGGAGAGGGAGCCTCGTTTCGCTGCGCCGATACGTTCTGCGAAACAACGATTCGGTGCGAAGGGACCGTCCGCTTCGTCAACGCGAGTCGGTCCGAGTGGGCCAGGCATCCGGCTTATCAATCGTTTCCCATCGACTCCTATATCGGACGAAGGCTTGTCGTCGGAGGAAAAGTCTGGGGCACAATTAATTTCTCAACGTTTACTCCCCGCTTCGGTGACTTCAGCCCGGCAGAGCTCGAACTGGTTACGCTTGCCGCCCAATGGTTTGAAGAAAAATTAAATCGGGACGCTCTCGAGGATCGTTTAAAGCGTCGCGAATCGGAATGGTCCGCTCTGCAAGCCGCGTCACCGCTGGGGATGTTTCAAACCGACGAACAAGGTTTTTGCCTCCGCGTCAATGAGCAATACACGAAACTCTCCGGCTACTCGCATCAGGAATGCTCCGGCGACGGGTGGTCGCGGGCGATTCATCCCGACGATCGCGAACGAGTTTTTCAAGAGTGGCACGAGTCAGCTGATTTAAACGAAACGTATGAAAGTGATCATCGCTTTCTGCGGCCGGATGGCAGTTCGATTTGGACGCACGTAACTGCGTCCCCCATTCTCGTCGGTGAGCAGGTCACCGGGTATGTTGGCACAGTCGAAGACATCACGCGTCGCAAAGAAGCCGAAGACCGCCTGCGTTATGCCGCTCTGCACGACCCGCTGACCGGGCTGCCCAATCGGGCCTTGCTGTTCGACCGCATCGGCCAGGCGATGCAGACGTCACGGCGGACCGGTCGGCATGACTTCGCGGTCGTCATGATCGACTGCGACGGCTTTAAGGCGGTCAATGACAATCATGGTCATGAGGCCGGTGACCTCGTGCTGTGCGAAATTGCCGACCGCCTGAGCGACACGCTGCGCACGACGGACAGTGTCTCACGCGCAACCGACAGCAGCCTCGCCTCACGTCTGGGCGGCGACGAATTCGTCGTATTGCTGACCAATCTGGCCTCGCCCGCCGACGCCGAACTCGTCGCGAAACGAATCTTAAAAAGCGTTTCGCGTCCGATCGAAACACCCCGCGGAACATTTAAGTTAACCGCGAGTCTCGGCGTGGCCGTGACGACGTCAGAAGTCGGCACGCCGGAAGACCTCGTCCGCGCCGCTGACGCGGCGCTTTATCAAGCGAAGAGCAGCGGCAAAGCCCACGTGGTCTTCCAGCAATTCCAACCTGAATTTACCAAGAGACCGGCGAGCAGCAAGATACGTCGGATTCGATGCGTGGAAGCGGCCGTCGAGGCGTGA
- a CDS encoding DUF4177 domain-containing protein, whose translation MKEYKTISVETDQNWGGAKGSVNTAALDETLNLMAREGWELVCVEDLKHTAGSGTLLCIFSRDMQS comes from the coding sequence ATGAAGGAATACAAAACAATATCAGTCGAAACCGATCAGAATTGGGGCGGCGCGAAGGGGAGTGTGAATACGGCAGCGCTGGACGAAACATTGAATTTAATGGCAAGGGAAGGCTGGGAGTTGGTCTGCGTTGAAGACTTGAAACACACCGCGGGGAGTGGGACGTTGCTGTGTATTTTTTCGCGGGATATGCAATCTTGA